One Lentisphaerota bacterium DNA segment encodes these proteins:
- a CDS encoding DUF4139 domain-containing protein, whose translation MTHQPAILACALAAVLTAVVQARNVDLSTVPRRDTVQLTIYNSEDLTLVREMRTLTFKQGLNGLQFSWANTLIDPSSVEIRFLSRADKLSLLDTTYPHDKPQMLSWNVISEFDGDAAVEITYFTSGITWSADYLLTSDPEEKTLGFEGFVRVTNNSGEDYEGAQVRLVVGTINLVEKIAQLARIGMDDVSGMKEAEYKGYRQRATRKMVGDWDEKREAGAVDSELADAPADELRAKTIIKEGLSEYFIFRIPGAETIPNGWSKRLRAIEAERVPFKIQYRYRPAQYGDQLVRMYLFTNDVPSKLGSAPLPDGVIRVFRLNGRDGLSYLAQQPTKYIPIGDKVEVNLGPDPEVIFELIKLRASRDNIWMRVHGADVFRRVDDGAVNIEVNSSVAGWDDREVFTQRIRNYTAKPIEVEVRRAFTGHVDFRSSLPGVKLFDFQTVEFTAPVAAGKKADCLFEILRHQARNSKQNNITLVNAEIFIP comes from the coding sequence AGTTGACCATCTACAACAGCGAGGACCTGACGCTGGTGCGCGAGATGCGCACGCTGACGTTCAAGCAGGGGCTCAACGGCCTGCAATTCTCGTGGGCCAACACCCTGATCGACCCCTCGTCGGTCGAGATCCGGTTTCTCAGCCGGGCCGACAAGCTCAGCCTGCTGGACACGACCTATCCGCACGACAAGCCGCAGATGCTCTCCTGGAACGTGATCAGCGAGTTTGACGGCGACGCCGCCGTGGAGATCACCTACTTCACCAGCGGCATCACCTGGAGCGCCGACTACCTGCTGACGAGCGACCCGGAGGAGAAGACCCTGGGGTTCGAGGGGTTCGTGCGGGTGACCAACAACAGCGGCGAGGACTACGAGGGGGCGCAGGTGCGGCTGGTGGTGGGCACGATCAACCTGGTCGAGAAGATCGCCCAACTGGCGCGGATCGGGATGGACGATGTCAGTGGCATGAAGGAAGCCGAATACAAAGGATACAGGCAGCGGGCAACACGCAAGATGGTGGGCGACTGGGACGAGAAACGTGAAGCCGGAGCCGTGGATTCGGAGCTTGCTGATGCGCCGGCAGACGAGCTTCGGGCGAAGACCATCATCAAGGAAGGGCTCTCCGAGTATTTCATCTTCCGCATTCCCGGCGCGGAGACAATTCCGAACGGCTGGTCCAAGCGGCTGCGGGCCATCGAGGCGGAGCGGGTGCCGTTCAAGATTCAGTACCGCTACCGGCCGGCGCAGTATGGCGATCAACTGGTGCGGATGTATCTGTTCACGAACGACGTGCCCTCCAAGCTCGGCTCCGCGCCGCTGCCGGACGGCGTGATCCGCGTCTTCCGTCTCAACGGCCGCGACGGCCTCTCGTACCTGGCGCAGCAGCCCACGAAGTACATCCCCATCGGCGACAAGGTGGAGGTCAACCTCGGCCCCGACCCGGAGGTGATCTTCGAGCTGATCAAGCTGCGGGCCTCCCGCGATAACATCTGGATGCGGGTGCATGGCGCCGACGTGTTCCGCCGGGTGGATGACGGCGCGGTGAACATCGAGGTCAACAGCTCGGTCGCCGGCTGGGACGACCGCGAGGTTTTTACGCAGCGGATCCGCAACTACACGGCCAAGCCGATCGAGGTCGAGGTGCGGCGGGCCTTTACGGGCCATGTGGATTTCCGCAGCAGCCTGCCGGGGGTCAAGCTCTTCGACTTCCAGACGGTGGAGTTCACGGCGCCGGTCGCGGCGGGGAAGAAGGCCGACTGCCTGTTTGAGATTTTGCGCCACCAGGCGCGCAACTCCAAGCAGAACAACATCACGCTCGTCAACGCCGAAATCTTCATTCCCTGA